In Humulus lupulus chromosome 6, drHumLupu1.1, whole genome shotgun sequence, a single genomic region encodes these proteins:
- the LOC133782394 gene encoding uncharacterized protein LOC133782394: MRSIQLQSPLFSPHCNPNQRKQLKSPKLSIWLSSNEGARLGTLQTLMFRHLLKVRTKAVMHSTSGSSSPIVLSFPSPAKSVDPATFLQISVLLLILYWLSNFVVPDLISKYFQFDKVTENEKQSDDNGDDDV, from the exons ATGAGGTCAATTCAACTTCAATCTCCTTTGTTTTCTCCACATTGTAATCCAAACCAGCGAAAGCAGCTCAAATCACCAAAACTTTCGATATGGTTGTCTAGCAATGAGGGCGCTAGGCTGGGTACTTTACAGACGCTAATGTTTCGTCATTTACTTAAAGTTCGAACCAAGGCTGTCATGCACAGTaccagtggtagtagtagtcccATTGTTCTTAGTTTCCCTTCTCCTGCCAAGTCCGTGGACCCAGcaacattccttcagatcag TGTTTTATTGCTGATTTTATATTGGCTATCAAACTTCGTTGTGCCAGATCTTATCTCCAAATATTTCCAATTTGATAAGGTGACGGAAAATGAGAAGCAAAGTGATGATAATGGTGATGATGATGTTTAA
- the LOC133782393 gene encoding uncharacterized protein LOC133782393, with translation MEAPNSFVSKARTALHSAAAKAERVFSDLKSDRDLDRQSPKNLIKVTEDESPISEGESKQLKWRPAPIKTKQDWQDRFRNIRIGRKGVEDTEKPKHSTMVPFYDENLYMLNMKNDLELKAAETIPSAEGLSAANLGLIPPLSTVKQLAIAVETGKKSKSMKDFLASSGGFSPVRERSGLSLSAVKSLVLREKEDKLTFEFGNNEKVLSLIRSLFDGDALFLKRNIRSCSDAITMTSFPRDIHGAPPESFIVKVAEVIGSFRTLRKMALFWCRVVAELRRLWSEEQCIPGIPLDGIPDLNSCLLFQQLQVINCCVSRKRRREIASQSLDFVLKEGNINEEDLTMFKYVHASSILYARINTGELVLRLGADHPMGDLTMLETGEPVYSPITQEGPLLTEDLIKETEEFVLRTGSVGAGCSQLLSDMQAFKAANPGCILEDFVRWHSPPDWTEAEPINEGKGPSDDGDILSMRGQLSSRMQKEGNLWRELWETSKPVPAVKQTPLFDEDLAVEGILDSLEEIPPLELFEQLFISLLGLGFVIAETSLPTNSDLSKLFYECKDYTTAACQSCTLSEKIDDLCQVYETVERMLQNPEEVLKTVRLAEDTPSPAGE, from the exons ATGGAGGCGCCTAATTCCTTTGTATCGAAAGCGAGGACTGCCTTACATTCCGCGGCTGCCAAAGCGGAGCGAGTTTTCTCTGACCTCAAGTCCGATCGTG ATTTGGATAGGCAATCCCCCAAGAATTTGATCAAAGTAACAGAGGATGAATCTCCAATTAGCGAGGGAGAGTCAAAG CAGTTGAAGTGGAGGCCAGCGCCCATTAAGACGAAACAGGATTGGCAGGATAGGTTTCGAAACATTAGAATTGGAAGAAAAGGAGTCGAAGATACTGAGAAACCTAAACATTCAACCATGGTTCCTTTCTACGATGAGAATTTGTATATGCTTAATATGAAAAATGATCTAGAATTGAAG GCTGCCGAGACAATTCCCTCAGCAGAAGGATTAAGTGCTGCAAACCTTGGGCTTATTCCTCCACTCTCTACTGTAAAACAATTGGCTATTGCTGTTGA GACGGGAAAGAAGTCCAAGTCAATGAAAGATTTCTTGGCTTCATCTGGAGGTTTTTCACCTGTCAGAGAGAGATCGGGTCTGAGTCTTTCAGCAGTGAAATCTCTAGTACTTCGTGAAAAAGAGGACAAGCTTACATTTGAGTTTGGTAACAATGAGAAGGTGCTGTCTTTAATTCGATCACTGTTTGATGGAG ATGCACTGTTTCTCAAACGGAATATTAGATCTTGCTCAGATGCAATTACTATGACATCTTTTCCAAGAGATATTCATGGTGCACCTCCTGAAAGCTTCATTGTAAAGGTAGCTGAAGTTATTGGGAGCTTCAGAACCCTGCGAAAGATGGCATTATTTTGGTGCAGAGTTGTTGCTGAA CTGAGAAGACTTTGGTCTGAGGAGCAATGTATACCTGGCATCCCTCTGGATGGTATTCCAGATCTAAATTCTTGTCTTCTGTTCCAGCAGCTGCAAGTGATTAATTGCTGTGTTTCACGGAAAAGACGTCGAGAAATTGCCTCTCAATCATTAGACTTTGTCCTTAAGGAAGGCAATATAAATGAAGAAGATTTAACTATGTTCAAATATGTTCATGCAAGTTCCATATTATATGCTAGAATAAATACTGGGGAACTTGTTCTCCGACTTGGTGCTGATCACCCAATGGGAGATCTAACAATGCTGGAAACTGGAGAACCTGTGTACTCTCCTATAACCCAG GAAGGACCTTTGCTGACTGAAGATCTTATCAAAGAAACAGAGGAGTTTGTGCTTCGAACTGGAAG TGTTGGTGCTGGGTGTTCTCAACTTCTCTCTGACATGCAGGCTTTCAAG GCCGCGAATCCTGGTTGTATTTTGGAAGATTTTGTTAGGTGGCACTCTCCTCCTGATTGGACAGAAGCTGAGCCAATTAATGAAGGCAAAGGCCCTTCTGATGATGGCGACATATTGTCTATGAGAGGTCAATTAAGTAGTCGAATGCAGAAAGAAG GTAATTTATGGCGTGAGCTGTGGGAAACATCAAAGCCAGTTCCAGCAGTTAAACAAACACCCTTGTTTGATGAGGATTTGGCAGT GGAAGGTATTCTGGACAGTTTGGAGGAAATTCCACCTTTAGAGCTTTTTGAGCAATTGTTTATATCTTTG CTGGGTTTAGGCTTTGTTATTGCGGAGACTTCTCTACCTACTAACAGTGATTTGTCAAAGCTGTTTTATGAATGCAAAGACTACACAACTGCTGCTTGCCAATCCTGCACTTTGAGTGAGAAAATCGATGATCTTTGCCAG GTATATGAAACAGTGGAGAGAATGTTACAAAATCCTGAGGAAGTACTAAAGACAGTGAGGCTGGCAGAAGATACTCCTAGTCCTGCTGGTGAATAA